The nucleotide sequence TACCGTCATCTACACTTCCTGCTGTTGCTATTTTTAGTACTTCCATTTCTTTTGTGTTTTGTATTTGGCGTTAGATTTTGTTGACATTATTTTAATTGTCAATCTGCTTCAAATGCCGACTTTAAAAGTATCCTTGTTGTTTTCTTTTCTCCATTGCGGCTTCGGAACGCTTGTCGTCTATCCTTGCTCCCCTTTCGGATATCTTGGATTCCCTAATTTCCCCTACTACCTTTTCAATGGTATCTGCATGGGAAAGCACCGCGGAAGTACAACTCATATCCCCTACAGTTCTAAAACGAACCATACGTTCCTCCACTTTTTCATCTTCAGCACGGAAAACCACATCATCTTCTGCCGACCATATAAATCCGTCCCTTAGGAATATCTTTCTCTTATGGGCAAAATAGATGGAAGGTATTTCTATTTCCTCTTTTTGGATATAGCTCCAAACATCCAATTCCGTCCAGTTACTAATTGGAAAAACCCTTACGTTCTGTCCCAACTCAATCTGACCGTTCAACATGTCGAACAATTCTGGACGCTGATTTTTCTCATCCCACTGACCAAAATCGTCACGAACGGAGAAGATACGTTCTTTGGCACGTGCCTTTTCCTCATCCCTTCTTGCTCCACCAATACAGGCATCAAATTTAAATTCCTCAATGGCATCCAACAAAGTGGTGGTCTGCAACATATTCCTACTGGAGTATTTACCCGTTTCCTCGACCACTTTTCCTTGATCTATGGAATCTTGAACATTACGTACAATTAACTCCACTCCCAATTCCTTGACCAATTTATCCCTAAAGGCAATGGTCTCAGGAAAATTATGTCCGGTATCTATATGCATTAAAGGGAAAGGTATCTTAGCCGGATAAAAGGCCTTCTGGGCCAATCTCACCAAAGTAATGGAATCCTTACCCCCCGAAAACAGCAACACAGGCTTTTCAAACTGGGCCGCAACTTCCCTTAAAATATAAATAGCTTCGTTCTCCAAAGCATTATTGTTCAATACTTCCAATTCAGTCGATTCGTTCACGCCTACTAATGTTTCCAATTCTGATTCTACAATGCTCACAATAATTCTGTATTTAATTGGCTTCCCCTAAAGGAATAGTTCACCAATTGTTAATATTATTTTCTTAGGTATGTAATCCACATTCCCGGTTTTCCAAAACCTTGGTGGGGTCAAAATATTTATGTTCATTGGGCAAATTCCTATCCTTGAGGTAGGCATCCAACTGACTATCGCTATAATGGTAAAAAGGACTCACCTTCAAAACCCCGTCCCTACTTAAACTTAGAATATCCAAAGAATCCCTCAAAGCTGTTTGACCTTGTCTTAGGTTCGTAAACCAAACATCTGGCTTATGCTCCTCCATAGCCCTTCTAAACGGCTCCAATTTCACCTGCTCCGTAAAAAGCTGATGCCTTGGATCATCAATCCCAGGAATTCCCATTATGGCATCCCTATGAGAGGAAGTTTGTTTGGGTACATATAATTTTACATTCAAATGTAATCTTGCAATCAGCTCTTCGGCATGCTTGTAGGTATTGGGCGTATTATAACCAGTATCGCACCAAACAACAGGGATATGAGGGGATACATCCGTCACCGCATGCAAAATAGCCACTTCATATGGACGGAAATTTGTGGTTACCAATGGATTCTTGGCAGACTGTATTGCCCAGGAAATTATTTCTTCTGGTGGTATACCTTTAAATTGTTGATTTAATTTGTGTATTTGCTCCTCTGTATATGCCATTGTCCTCAAATCTTTAATTACTTTGAATTTTGCCTTTTTATTTTCCCCAATTAATCTTGTTCCAGATTCTTTCATGAAAGAAATACAACAACATCTTGGTAAACAACTCTACAACACCTATTGAAAATGCAACTGACAATGTCCCGGTAACGATCCAAGAAATAAGAATGGTATCCAAGGTTCCAATAATTCTCCAACTAATAGATTTGGCAATACTCCTTTTAGGATTTTCGGAAGTCTTATCCGCCTTATAGCTTTTAGTGACAGTACTTGAGTTATTATTTGCAATTAATTGTTCAGCAATCATATGACAAAAAACTTAAATTTATTACCCTATCGATTTAATAGAGTAAGCAAAAATAGAAATATTTTGCAAACCACCATAAAAAAATAATGTTAAAATTCAACTTACCCTATAAATTTAGTAGATTAATAAAATTTCGCTTGAATTTTGAAGATTATTAATGCTTCTAACCAAATTGAAGCATAAACCAAAACACCAACCTAAAAATTATTGCTTATCCCCTAGGGTACCAGATCGGCAAGCGTATTGTTCTTAAAGACCTCAAGGGTACTGTCCCTGACCTGTAGCATCAATTTATGTACGGAACAGCTGGCCTCATCGGGACAGTCCTCACATTTCTCGTAGAAGTTTAAACTTACACAGGGAACCATAGCGATAGGACCTTCCAGCACCCTCATGACCGTAGTAATTGGAATATCCTTGGGTTCCTTAATAAGGTAATAGCCTCCACCTTTTCCTTTTTTGGAACCGAGAAGTCCTGTTTTTCTCAAAGTGAGAAGAATACTCTCCAGAAACTTTTGGGAAATGTTCTCATGTTTGGCTATTTCAGAAATCTGAACAGGGGAACGTCCTTTTTGTGCCGCCAAGAAGGTCAGCGCCTTTAATCCGTATTTTGTCTTTTTGGAAAGCATGAAGCGAAGATAAGGAAAATTAACATTCGCAATAAGACATGCCTCATTTTTACAAAAACAGCTTGGGCACCACTTCAAGCTCACTAAAAAATAGCCTATCCCAGTGCTTGTTCAATATCCGCAATGATATCATCTATATGCTCCAAGCCTACCGAAACCCGTACCATACCATCCGTTATTCCGGATGCCATTCTTTCCTCCACGGACAATTTACTATGCGTTGTAGACGCAGGGTGTGTGACTATACTTCTTGAGTCCCCTAAATTAGCGGACAATGACAACATTTTTATAGCATTGAAGAATTTTTGTCCGGCTTCAACCCCTCCCTTTACTTCAAAAGCTACAACACAGCCCCCTGCCTTCATCTGTTTCTTGGCCACTTCGTATTTGGGATGTGATTTTAAAAAGGGATATTTCACCCAATTAACCTTGGGGTTACCTTCCAGGAATTCGGCCAGCCTCAGTGCATTGTCACAATGTTTATCTACGCGCAATGCCAAAGTCTCCAAACTTTTGGATAGCACCCAGGCATTAAACGGAGATAAAGAAGGACCTGTGATCCTGGAAAAACGATACACTTTATCTATTAAAGCTTTGTTACCAACTGTAATACCGGCCAAAACCCTTCCTTGACCATCCATTAATTTTGTTCCAGAATGGATGACTAAATCGGCCCCATACTTAATAGGTTGCTGTAAATAGGGCGAAGCAAAACAATTATCTATTATATAGATCAAATTGTGTTTTTTGGCAAACTTGCCCAATTCCTCCAGGTCCAAAACATCCACTCCAGGATTGGTTGGAGTTTCCGCATAGATAATTTTAGTTTTAGGAGTGACCAATTCCTCCAATTTATCCAACTCATCTATCTTGAAGTAGCTGGTTGAAACATTCCATTTTGGAAAAAATTGAGTAAACAGACTATGGGTAGACCCAAATATACTTCTAGAAGAAATGATATGGTCCCCACTGTCCAACAGAGCAGCAAAAGTGGAAAACACCGCCGCCATACCCGATGCAAAGGCAAAACCATCCTCGGCCCCTTCCATCTTGCAAACCTTTTCTATAAACTCGGAAGAATTGGGATTGCTATATCTTGAATAAATATTGCGTTCCTTTTCCTCCGCGAAGGAAGCCCTCATATCTTCCGCATCCTCGAAGATAAAACTAGAGGTTAAATACATAGGTGTGGAATGCTCCAAAAATTGGGTGCGCTCTGTTTGGGTGCGTATAGCTTCCGTTTCAAATTTAAAATTCTTCTTCATTATTTCTGATCTATCTAATTCTTTTATCTGCCGTTGTCAATCATAGCAATTGGCCTCGGCACACTTCTTATCGCTCAACTTTATCTCCGAACCACAAAGTTGGCTGAGCCTGGCTGTCGGCAGACAGGCGGAGCCGAAGCCACGTTCAAATTCTTTCCCTTTCAACTCTCACCGATTTCGACTACGCTCAATCTCCAGCATTCCTTGGTGGCTGAGCGGAGCCGAAGCCACAATTCACTTACGACTTGTTCTTCTCTTCAATATAATACTTAAAGTGGGTTTCATTTTTACATTCGGCAAGGCCATTTAATTTAGCCAAATCCCCGCTTATCAACACCTCTTTTTTGTCACGACTCCAACCTTGGATTTGCTTTTCACGATAAAATGCTTTATCAATCCTATCATATTCCTCTACGTAAACCAACCTAACAGGAAGTCTCTTCTTAGTATGGTTAGCACCTTTCCCTGTATTGTGTTCCTTCAACCTTTTGTCCAAATCTACCGTACTACCACAATAATAACTCCCATCTGAGCATTCCAATATGTAGAGGAAACCTCTCACACTTTATATATAATTAAAACTGTTTTATCTCCAAAACGCATAATCTCTACCTCTCAATCTAGGACATTTCCCCGGTGGCTGAGCCTGCCTGTATCCTATGGTTAAAACAAATTTTTTCTCATAAATTTTTTCTATAGTTCAGGATATATACCCCATGGTGTTGACATACGGTGTCCCTCTTACCACTACTGCAAATGCCCTGGCCAATAATTTGTTTCTTATTATATTCAGGGTACTCATTTTATTTTTTCCCGCATCTATTCTTCGGGTATAATAGGCCTTCATCTCTGGATTACATTGAATGGCGGAACCGGCGCAAAGATTCAGCAATGTCTTGCCTTCCTTATTGGCCAGTTGGCTTACCTTGGTCCTTCCCCTTATACTGGTCCCCGATCTGTTGGGAAAAGGGGCAATGCCACAATAGGAGGCGAATTTCCTCCACGATTTAAAAGCTGTGAAGCCAACGGTATGAACGATCATGAACCGGGCCGTTACCGCTCCGATGCCCTTGATGCTGACCAATAACCGATATATAATCTGCAGTTCTGGATCCTGCTCGATAAGCCTATCGAGTTCTTTTTCTATTTTGGTTATCTGCACATCCAGTACCCCGATAATATCGCGCTGTACCTGTAGCAATATGGGCCCCAGATCATTGTTCAGCACTCTTATTTGTTCCCCTAGAGTGGCAATATGCCCTGCGCGCTGTGAAACCAGTTTTCTGCGCATGGACATCAACCGTTTCAGGCTTATCAAAGATTCCTTTGGCATTTGATAGGGCCTTGCCTCTTCCCGGATGCGATATCCGTAAAGGGCGATACGTTTTGCATCCGCTCTATCATCCTTCCCCCTGGCAATGCCCAGGGACCGTTTGATCTCCAGCCCAGGGACCAAGAGAAAGTAATAGCCCTGTTCGCTCAGATAACGGACAAGTTGATGGGTGTAAAGGCCCGTGTGCTCAAAAACGAACAAAAGCTCATTTTTGGCCAGGCCACTAATTTTTATAGACCAATCCACCAAAAACACGATAGCTTCGGGAGTATTTTCAAAAACCTCTTGGGCCCCACTTTTGTGAAGGCAACAATCCAGTGTCAATTTACTGGCATCGATACCGATTACATCTTTTATTTTCATAATTTTATAATGTTTTAATATGGTTGCCTAAACTAAGACCTTTAAAAGATCTGGCTGAAATCCTATATGGTTCTTGGCAACCGGTTAGAAGAACGGGGACTGATACAGGCAATAGGTCACAAACCTTTGCGGCAGGAAAGTTCACCCCGTTCTTTTTTGTTTTACATTAAATTTATGAACATTTTAAAAGTTATGAGTCTCCCCCGGACCCCCTCTTTTCAACATTATTATAGATTATATTTATAATACAAATCTAAAGGTCGGCAGACAGGCGGAGCCGAAGCCACATTCAAATTCTTTCCCTTTCAACTCTAACCGATTTCGACTACGCTCAATCCACAGCATTCCTTGGTGGCTGAGCCACAAAACTTATCCTTTTTCCGCAATACGCAATATATCCCCAAAAACACCTCTGGCAGTTACCGCAGCTCCAGCACCTGCGCCTTGTATAACCAATGGATGCTGCCCATAAGACTCCGTATATATTTCAATGATGGAATCGGACCCCTTTATCTGTCCGAGCGCGCTTTCTTTGGGAACCGAAATCAACTTTACCTCCAATTTCCCTTTTTCCTTCTGTAGGTCACCGGATAGATCCCCTACATAACGCAGAACATGATCTGGTTTTTGTGAATTCTTTATCTTGCTAAACTTTTCATCCAAGATATCCAATCGCTCCAAAAAGCCCTTTACATCACCATCCTGCAAAGATTCCGGGATTAAATTTTCAATGAGAATGTCCGAAAACTCATTGCTAAGATCCAGCTCCCTGGCCAAAATCAATAATTTCCTGCCCACATCATTGCCGGAAAGGTCTTCGCGTGGATCCGGTTCTGTATACCCCAAATCCATGGCTTCTTTCAAAATTTCCGAGAACAAGGCATCCTTTTCCGAAAAAGTGTTGAAGATATAGCTTAAGGATCCAGAGAACACCCCTTTTATCCTTGTAATATTCTCTCCTGAAAGATGTAACAATTTAATAGTGTCTATCAACGGCAATCCCGCACCTACATTAGTTTCATATAAATATTGCTTTTGATGCTTGGCCAGTTCCTCCCTCAGCAGCTGATAATAATCAAAGCGCAAGGTATTGGCAATCTTATTGGACGACACCAAGTCGAAACCATTGTCCACAAAATCAAAATAAGAGGCCACAAATTCTTCATTGGCAGTATTGTCTACCGCAATAAGGTTCTCCAAATGATTGTCCTTGGCATATTTAAATATATCGTCTAACTCGTAAGGTACTGCCTTTTTTTCCATGGAGCTTTTCCAATTTTTGGAAATGCCGTTTTTATTCAAAAGCACCTTTTTAGAATTGGCCACTGCAAAAACATTGATATGGATGCCCTTTCTTTTTTCGATGGTTTTGTTCGATTTAAGAATTTGATCAATGAGGGTCCCCCCCACATTTCCATGACCAAAAATGGCCAAATTTACTTTTTTGCTTATACCAAATATCTGCCCGTGTACTACATTTAGTGCCTTGTGCAAATCTGATTTCTTTACCACCAGACTCACATTTTTTCCCGAAACGGTATTGTTGAACAACAAGGGAACCACTTGGTTTTTAATAAGCGCATTGAAAGGCTTGTGAAAAGTACTCAAGTCCTGTCCTACGATAGAAATAACGGATACTTGATCTATAACGGTAATATTGTTTATATCCTGTAGCTTGAAATCGGTCTGAAATTCCTCTTCCAAAGAAGATTTGGCCAAAGCGGCATTTTTAGCGTCGACCACCAAACCAATACCTCTTTCCGATGACCCCTGGGAAATAATACTAACACTTATGTTATTATTGCCCATTGTCCTAAAGATACGGGCATCTACCCCTACCTTGCCCAATAAACCGCGCCCTTCCAAATTGATCAAGGCCATATTTTCAATAACGGACAAGGATTTTATACCTTCCTTACTGGTCTTGGCACTGATCAAGGTGCCCTCGTTATCGTTATTGAAGGTATTTAGGATCCGCAGTGGAATATTCTTTTCTATTAATGGAATAATAGTCTTCGCATGCAGAATGTTGGTTCCAAAATTTGCCAACTCATTGGCCTCACTATAGGAAAGTTCAGAAATTCTTTTGGCCTCTGTAACCAAATCAGGGTTGGCCGTAAATATACCATCTACATGGGTATAGTTCTGCAACTCTTCGGCATTGAGGTAATTGGCCAATAAGGCGGCGGAATAATTACTTCCGTTTCTACCCAAGGTGGTTGTTTCGTTAAGTTCATTGGATGCAATAAAACCAGTAGTGACAACTACGGCATCCAGATCCAATTTCCCAAACTCACTTTTTACATTTTCCTTGGACAGGGTCTCCAAGACTTTGGCGTCCCCAAAGTTGGAATCTGTTTTAATGAGCTGTCTGGAATCAATAAACTTGGCATTGACACCTCTACCAATTAGTAATTTGGTCACCAATTTTGCCGAAAGCAACTCTCCAAAAGCTAAAACCTGATCTTTTATTTTAGGGCTATAATCTCCCAACAATGCCACACCTTCAAATAACTTTACCAATCCCTTAAATTCCTCTGAGAGATTTACATTACCGTAAGCGTGTTGTTGATATTTTTCAAATTCTTCAAAATCCTTTACATAATCCAACCCCTTGGCCGCTTTGTCCAGCATCGCTTCCAATTCGTCCGTAGCCTTGTTCCTGGCAGAAACCACTACGGCAATATTCTCACCATCAGTAACCTTGTCGGTTATTATCTGAAGTACAGTATCCAAGCCCTCTCCATTGGCCAATGACTTGCCACCAAATTTAAGGACCTTGACTTTTTTAGATCTTCCATTACGCTCAAAAACTCCCTTTAGCAACTCCTCCATTTGATTGAATTCGATCAAGAAGGCATCGTGCCCGTGCAGGGAATGTATTTCCCCATAAGTGACATTGCTGTTGGCCTGGGCCAATTTCTTAAAGGTATCCTTGTTTTCCTGGGCAGTAAAAAAAAGGTCGGAATCTACTCCAATGATATGGATATTGGTATCACTATTCTGAAGATTAATGAATGCCTCTTCCCCATTTCTATTGATATCAATAGTCTTCAACAGTTGATTCATTAGTTTATAGGCCGACAATTGAAAACGTTCCTGTAATTTTTTACCATGGTGCGTTAGCCAACTCTCTACATTAAAGACTTTAAGTTCCTCGTTGGTGCTTCTTTTAAAACGCTCCTTAAAGGATTCCGGTGTCCTATAACATAGCATTGCATGCATACGCGCATCATGTACGGGCTGCTTGGAGTTCACCAAAAACTGCTCCTGAATCTGGCAATTGGCAATAAGCCAGTCCGTAGACTTCCAATCAGATGCTACCGGAATTAGATGCTCAGTTAAGTGAGGATCAATAGCCGCCATTTCCCACGCGATACCCCCACCTAAAGAACCACCTATAAGTGCATATAACTTACTTATTTTTAAGGCCTCCAGTCCCAGAAGGAAAATCTTGGCTATGTCCTTGGCAACAAAATCCTTATAATTATCTATTACAAAACCGTCGTACCCATTTCCTGGTATATTAAAGCAAAGAATGGTGTATTTCTTGGTATCTATACATTTGCCCTCTCCTATCAAGGTTGTCCACCAGCCATTTTCGCCTGCCACATTGGAATTACCTGTAAGGGCATGGTTCACCATTATAATTGGTGCGGAATGCAAGGGTTGGCCAAAGAGCTCGTAGGACAAATTAATATCCAAGGTTTTGCCGCTATAGGTAACGTATTTATTTATTGAAAGATGATGTAACATAGGTTGTTTGAACTAGTAATTTTCTTGAAAGAACATGGTCCTTTATTATGAAAAGACAAGGGAGTGTATTGATATTTCACATATTAATTACAGCACTCCCATATCAATTTGATAATGACTTTATAAGGAAATAAAATAATTTTTATGCTAAAACAGATTTATCAATGACCGAAAATGCCTGCACCAAATCCGCTTTTATATCTTCAATATCCTCCAACCCCACACATAATCGTATTAGATCTTTGGTTACTCCTGTAGCTTGTTGGGCTTCATCATCCAACTGTTGGTGCGTTGTACTGGCAGGGTGAATAATTAAGGACTTGGTATCCCCAATATTTGCCAATAGGGAAAATAGCTTGGTTTCATCTACCACCTTTTTGGCCGAATCGTATCCACCCTTAACTCCGAAGGTCACTATTCCACTTTGTCCTTTTGGAAGGTATTTTTTGGCCAAGGAATAATACGGACTGGTTGAAAGGCCTGGATAGTTTACCCATGCCACTTCTTTTCTATCCTGTAACCATTTAGCCAATTCCAAAGCATTTTCACTGTGTTTCTTGATACGAAGTTCCAAGGTTTCCAAACCTTGAATAATTTGAAAGGCATTAAATGGGCTCAAGGCAGCACCAAGATCCCTTAAACCTTCAATTCTCACTTTTGCAATAAAGGCTGCAGCACCCAAGACATCGTGATAAACCAAACCGTGGTATCCTGGAGATGGCTCCGTAAACTCAGGGAATTTACCACTGCTCCAATCGAAAGTACCTGCATCTACAATGACACCCCCCATAGAAGTTCCATTACCATTGATATATTTTGTAAGTGAATGTATTACAATATTTGCCCCGTGTTCAATTGGTTTTATCAAAGCACTTGTAGCTACCGTGTTATCCACAATAAATGGTATTTTGGCTTTTTTGGCCACTTCTGATATTGTCTTCAAATCCAGCACGTCCAATTTTGGATTCCCAAGGGATTCCACAAAAATAGCTCTTGTATTTTCCTGAATGGCATTGGCAAAGTTCTCCTCGTCCCCTGGCTCAACAAAGGTGGTTGTGATACCCAATCTAGGTAAAGTCACCGCCAAAAGATTATAGGTACCTCCATAAAGACTGCTGGAAGCCACAATATGATCCCCGGTTTTAAGCAAAACCAATAGAGCGGTAGAAATAGCTGCCGTACCAGATGCCGTTACCACACTGGCCAGTCCACCTTCCAAAGCCGCCAAACGCTGCTCTAAAATGTCATTGGTAGGGTTGTTCAGCCTGGTGTAAATAAAGCCAGGCTCCGATAAATTAAAAAGATTGGCCGCATGGTCCGTATTATTAAACACATAGGCGGTATTCTGATAAATAGGCACTGCCCTGGTGCCAGCTGTTAATTTTGTGTCATGTCCTGCATGCAAAGCGTTTGTTGAAAATTTTTGAGTACTCATGATTTCTTGTTTTTTATATTATTAAAATAGATAAAATAAAAAGCCAAAACAAATAATGCGGACAATGCAATATTATAAAATCAAAAAGTTAAAAAGAAAATCCGTTACAGAAGTAACCGTTAGTGTTATCTGCCATGGATACTGTAAAACAAGCCATAATAATTTGGCCCAGTATTTAGGTAGAATTTAGCACCTTCTTTAATAAATGATCAAAGGGTTGCTAAGGCTTCAAAGGGTCTATTCCCTCCACCTTTCTTGATAACAATTCAATAAGTGTTTGAACTTTAGGTTTGCAAATATAGGTATGGAAAATTCTTTTTTCCTAATCTTTTCAATAAAATTATAAATCGAAAGCTTCTTTCACCAAATCCACAGCATCCAATTTCTCCCAGGTAAATAGTTCCACTTCCTTTTCTACACGTCCGTTGTAAGGCGATTCAAACACCTTGATTATTTTTTTAGGGTCTTTGCCCATATGACCGTAGGCGGCTGTTTCCAAATAAATGGGATTTCTTAATTTTAGCCTTTCTTCTATGGAAAAAGGACGCATATCGAACAATTCGGCAACTTTCTTGGCAATCTCGCCATCACTCAAAGCTACTTTAGCGGAACCATAGGTATCCACAAAAATAGAAGTGGGCTCCACAACCCCAATAGCGTAACTAACCTGAACCAAAATTTCATCGGCAACCCCTGCAGCAACAAGATTTTTGGCTGCATGCCTAGCGGCATATGCGGCACTGCGATCTACCTTACTGGGATCTTTTCCACTAAACGCACCCCCACCATGGGCTCCCTTGCCCCCATAGGTATCCACAATAATC is from Arenibacter algicola and encodes:
- a CDS encoding O-acetylhomoserine aminocarboxypropyltransferase/cysteine synthase family protein, whose protein sequence is MSTQKFSTNALHAGHDTKLTAGTRAVPIYQNTAYVFNNTDHAANLFNLSEPGFIYTRLNNPTNDILEQRLAALEGGLASVVTASGTAAISTALLVLLKTGDHIVASSSLYGGTYNLLAVTLPRLGITTTFVEPGDEENFANAIQENTRAIFVESLGNPKLDVLDLKTISEVAKKAKIPFIVDNTVATSALIKPIEHGANIVIHSLTKYINGNGTSMGGVIVDAGTFDWSSGKFPEFTEPSPGYHGLVYHDVLGAAAFIAKVRIEGLRDLGAALSPFNAFQIIQGLETLELRIKKHSENALELAKWLQDRKEVAWVNYPGLSTSPYYSLAKKYLPKGQSGIVTFGVKGGYDSAKKVVDETKLFSLLANIGDTKSLIIHPASTTHQQLDDEAQQATGVTKDLIRLCVGLEDIEDIKADLVQAFSVIDKSVLA
- a CDS encoding RrF2 family transcriptional regulator, with the protein product MLSKKTKYGLKALTFLAAQKGRSPVQISEIAKHENISQKFLESILLTLRKTGLLGSKKGKGGGYYLIKEPKDIPITTVMRVLEGPIAMVPCVSLNFYEKCEDCPDEASCSVHKLMLQVRDSTLEVFKNNTLADLVP
- the thrA gene encoding bifunctional aspartate kinase/homoserine dehydrogenase I, translating into MLHHLSINKYVTYSGKTLDINLSYELFGQPLHSAPIIMVNHALTGNSNVAGENGWWTTLIGEGKCIDTKKYTILCFNIPGNGYDGFVIDNYKDFVAKDIAKIFLLGLEALKISKLYALIGGSLGGGIAWEMAAIDPHLTEHLIPVASDWKSTDWLIANCQIQEQFLVNSKQPVHDARMHAMLCYRTPESFKERFKRSTNEELKVFNVESWLTHHGKKLQERFQLSAYKLMNQLLKTIDINRNGEEAFINLQNSDTNIHIIGVDSDLFFTAQENKDTFKKLAQANSNVTYGEIHSLHGHDAFLIEFNQMEELLKGVFERNGRSKKVKVLKFGGKSLANGEGLDTVLQIITDKVTDGENIAVVVSARNKATDELEAMLDKAAKGLDYVKDFEEFEKYQQHAYGNVNLSEEFKGLVKLFEGVALLGDYSPKIKDQVLAFGELLSAKLVTKLLIGRGVNAKFIDSRQLIKTDSNFGDAKVLETLSKENVKSEFGKLDLDAVVVTTGFIASNELNETTTLGRNGSNYSAALLANYLNAEELQNYTHVDGIFTANPDLVTEAKRISELSYSEANELANFGTNILHAKTIIPLIEKNIPLRILNTFNNDNEGTLISAKTSKEGIKSLSVIENMALINLEGRGLLGKVGVDARIFRTMGNNNISVSIISQGSSERGIGLVVDAKNAALAKSSLEEEFQTDFKLQDINNITVIDQVSVISIVGQDLSTFHKPFNALIKNQVVPLLFNNTVSGKNVSLVVKKSDLHKALNVVHGQIFGISKKVNLAIFGHGNVGGTLIDQILKSNKTIEKRKGIHINVFAVANSKKVLLNKNGISKNWKSSMEKKAVPYELDDIFKYAKDNHLENLIAVDNTANEEFVASYFDFVDNGFDLVSSNKIANTLRFDYYQLLREELAKHQKQYLYETNVGAGLPLIDTIKLLHLSGENITRIKGVFSGSLSYIFNTFSEKDALFSEILKEAMDLGYTEPDPREDLSGNDVGRKLLILARELDLSNEFSDILIENLIPESLQDGDVKGFLERLDILDEKFSKIKNSQKPDHVLRYVGDLSGDLQKEKGKLEVKLISVPKESALGQIKGSDSIIEIYTESYGQHPLVIQGAGAGAAVTARGVFGDILRIAEKG
- a CDS encoding IS110 family RNA-guided transposase, whose product is MKIKDVIGIDASKLTLDCCLHKSGAQEVFENTPEAIVFLVDWSIKISGLAKNELLFVFEHTGLYTHQLVRYLSEQGYYFLLVPGLEIKRSLGIARGKDDRADAKRIALYGYRIREEARPYQMPKESLISLKRLMSMRRKLVSQRAGHIATLGEQIRVLNNDLGPILLQVQRDIIGVLDVQITKIEKELDRLIEQDPELQIIYRLLVSIKGIGAVTARFMIVHTVGFTAFKSWRKFASYCGIAPFPNRSGTSIRGRTKVSQLANKEGKTLLNLCAGSAIQCNPEMKAYYTRRIDAGKNKMSTLNIIRNKLLARAFAVVVRGTPYVNTMGYIS
- a CDS encoding phosphoadenosine phosphosulfate reductase domain-containing protein; translated protein: MAYTEEQIHKLNQQFKGIPPEEIISWAIQSAKNPLVTTNFRPYEVAILHAVTDVSPHIPVVWCDTGYNTPNTYKHAEELIARLHLNVKLYVPKQTSSHRDAIMGIPGIDDPRHQLFTEQVKLEPFRRAMEEHKPDVWFTNLRQGQTALRDSLDILSLSRDGVLKVSPFYHYSDSQLDAYLKDRNLPNEHKYFDPTKVLENRECGLHT
- a CDS encoding trans-sulfuration enzyme family protein, translated to MKKNFKFETEAIRTQTERTQFLEHSTPMYLTSSFIFEDAEDMRASFAEEKERNIYSRYSNPNSSEFIEKVCKMEGAEDGFAFASGMAAVFSTFAALLDSGDHIISSRSIFGSTHSLFTQFFPKWNVSTSYFKIDELDKLEELVTPKTKIIYAETPTNPGVDVLDLEELGKFAKKHNLIYIIDNCFASPYLQQPIKYGADLVIHSGTKLMDGQGRVLAGITVGNKALIDKVYRFSRITGPSLSPFNAWVLSKSLETLALRVDKHCDNALRLAEFLEGNPKVNWVKYPFLKSHPKYEVAKKQMKAGGCVVAFEVKGGVEAGQKFFNAIKMLSLSANLGDSRSIVTHPASTTHSKLSVEERMASGITDGMVRVSVGLEHIDDIIADIEQALG
- the cysD gene encoding sulfate adenylyltransferase subunit CysD, whose amino-acid sequence is MEVLNNNALENEAIYILREVAAQFEKPVLLFSGGKDSITLVRLAQKAFYPAKIPFPLMHIDTGHNFPETIAFRDKLVKELGVELIVRNVQDSIDQGKVVEETGKYSSRNMLQTTTLLDAIEEFKFDACIGGARRDEEKARAKERIFSVRDDFGQWDEKNQRPELFDMLNGQIELGQNVRVFPISNWTELDVWSYIQKEEIEIPSIYFAHKRKIFLRDGFIWSAEDDVVFRAEDEKVEERMVRFRTVGDMSCTSAVLSHADTIEKVVGEIRESKISERGARIDDKRSEAAMEKRKQQGYF
- a CDS encoding DUF2061 domain-containing protein, coding for MIAEQLIANNNSSTVTKSYKADKTSENPKRSIAKSISWRIIGTLDTILISWIVTGTLSVAFSIGVVELFTKMLLYFFHERIWNKINWGK
- a CDS encoding GIY-YIG nuclease family protein, which encodes MRGFLYILECSDGSYYCGSTVDLDKRLKEHNTGKGANHTKKRLPVRLVYVEEYDRIDKAFYREKQIQGWSRDKKEVLISGDLAKLNGLAECKNETHFKYYIEEKNKS